The following proteins are encoded in a genomic region of Dialister hominis:
- a CDS encoding DUF58 domain-containing protein, giving the protein MRRFLYIFICIAAIFVMTIYDLYAAFLMAVMLILAPLLSILPMYWIRKRLRLSIKVPARLLRGHLAEAQLTLEGPFLSLLSSPEALLGAETSDETVSFDGGIRFIFRRTASHCGRFDMGEAHIRWTDPFGFHTFTLNAGNVSIIVLPLKMGEYKATMKTLRLIAGSDEPERFGATLYKPGDNPHLINWKVTARTDDVYVRDMYPAEGTNLVLAADYARKPDERDLLCDALYSAGLALCASRMNFLFAWNAGTGSVITQMIRNQEDWSDAIASFLAGARKDALKAGGLSPYVPILYMTDNPAPSVSPSLHPVIWCTRDSREAQLSGKDAIMRAMGGGT; this is encoded by the coding sequence ATGAGGCGCTTCCTTTATATTTTCATCTGCATCGCGGCGATCTTTGTCATGACGATCTATGACCTGTATGCAGCCTTTCTCATGGCCGTCATGCTCATCCTTGCGCCCCTGCTTTCAATCCTTCCGATGTACTGGATCAGGAAACGGCTGAGACTTTCTATCAAAGTACCGGCCCGGCTCCTTCGCGGCCACCTGGCCGAAGCACAGCTGACACTTGAAGGCCCGTTCCTTTCCCTCCTTTCATCGCCGGAAGCACTCCTTGGTGCGGAAACGTCCGATGAGACAGTCTCCTTTGACGGCGGCATCCGTTTCATCTTCCGCCGCACGGCTTCCCACTGCGGACGCTTCGACATGGGCGAGGCGCATATCCGCTGGACCGATCCCTTCGGTTTCCATACATTTACCCTCAATGCGGGAAATGTATCCATCATCGTCCTTCCGCTCAAGATGGGTGAATACAAGGCAACGATGAAGACGCTCCGCCTCATTGCAGGAAGCGATGAACCGGAACGTTTCGGTGCCACGCTGTACAAGCCGGGCGACAATCCGCACCTGATCAACTGGAAGGTGACCGCCAGAACAGACGATGTCTATGTGCGTGACATGTATCCCGCCGAAGGCACGAACCTGGTCCTTGCCGCTGACTATGCCAGAAAACCGGATGAACGCGACCTCCTGTGCGACGCACTCTATTCCGCCGGCCTTGCCCTCTGCGCATCCCGCATGAATTTCCTCTTCGCATGGAATGCAGGCACAGGCTCGGTCATCACACAGATGATCAGAAATCAGGAAGACTGGTCCGATGCCATCGCCTCCTTCCTGGCAGGCGCCAGGAAAGACGCTCTGAAAGCAGGCGGCCTTTCTCCTTACGTCCCGATTCTCTATATGACAGATAATCCGGCGCCTTCCGTTTCCCCGTCCCTCCACCCGGTCATCTGGTGCACCAGGGATTCCAGGGAAGCGCAGCTTTCCGGAAAAGACGCGATCATGCGCGCGATGGGAGGCGGAACATGA
- a CDS encoding response regulator transcription factor gives MTKRILIVEDDDDIASIEKDYLEVSGYEVHVEEDGAKGLSEALTGIYDLFLLDVMLPNMDGFEICRKLRDKTDKPIMLVTAKREDIDKIRGLGYGADDYIAKPFSPGVLVAKVKAQLAQYDRLRGTKKETKRITLGDIMLEPDTRRVWVDGKEKELPNKEFQLLEFLMEHPDVVFSRESLYTRIWGLDSLGNTSTVPVHINRLRETVEKDPANPRHIITIWGVGYKFKP, from the coding sequence ATGACAAAGAGAATACTGATCGTTGAAGATGATGATGATATTGCTTCCATTGAGAAGGATTACCTTGAAGTCAGTGGCTACGAGGTGCATGTCGAGGAAGACGGCGCAAAGGGGCTTTCCGAAGCGCTGACGGGCATTTATGACCTTTTCCTCTTAGACGTCATGCTTCCTAACATGGACGGCTTTGAAATCTGCAGGAAGCTTCGCGACAAGACAGACAAGCCGATCATGCTCGTCACGGCAAAGAGGGAAGACATCGACAAGATCCGCGGCCTTGGCTATGGGGCGGACGACTACATCGCAAAGCCGTTTTCCCCGGGCGTCCTTGTCGCAAAGGTCAAGGCGCAGCTGGCGCAGTATGACCGTCTCAGGGGGACGAAGAAGGAAACAAAGCGCATCACGCTCGGCGACATCATGCTGGAACCGGATACGAGAAGAGTCTGGGTCGACGGCAAGGAAAAGGAACTTCCGAACAAGGAATTCCAGCTCCTTGAATTCCTGATGGAACATCCGGATGTCGTATTCAGCAGGGAATCCCTTTATACGCGCATCTGGGGCCTTGATTCCCTGGGAAATACGTCCACCGTGCCGGTCCATATCAACAGGCTTCGTGAAACCGTGGAAAAAGATCCGGCCAATCCACGTCACATCATCACCATCTGGGGCGTAGGATATAAATTCAAACCGTAA
- a CDS encoding AAA family ATPase — translation MDTKQKIDEILSETGKAVLGKQEVLSRILTAILAGGHILIDDIPGVGKTTIAVAFTHALGLDYKRMQFTPDVLPSDITGFSMYDKNSGEFRYMPGSAMTNLFLADEINRASPKTQSALLEVMQEGKLSVDGKTYPVPQPFIVMATQNPYGSSGTQELPDSQTDRFMIRITVGYLSAKDEIAILKHENMVAASEVEAIVSAKELMEMRKEAAAIHVEDSIYGYMVNIANASRTHADVSLGISPRGTMALSSMSKAHALMEGRDYVIPDDVLSVAPYTLTHRLTLTGDARFAGKTPGSVLASILSSVPRPSLKED, via the coding sequence ATGGATACAAAACAGAAGATTGATGAAATCCTTTCCGAGACGGGGAAGGCTGTCCTGGGCAAACAGGAAGTCCTATCCCGCATTTTGACTGCCATCCTGGCAGGGGGCCATATCCTGATCGATGACATTCCGGGCGTCGGCAAGACGACGATCGCTGTCGCCTTCACGCACGCCCTGGGGCTCGATTACAAAAGGATGCAGTTCACCCCGGACGTCCTTCCTTCGGATATCACGGGCTTTTCCATGTACGACAAGAATTCCGGCGAGTTCCGCTACATGCCGGGCAGCGCCATGACGAATCTTTTCCTTGCCGATGAAATCAACCGTGCATCGCCGAAGACGCAGTCCGCGCTCTTGGAAGTCATGCAGGAAGGAAAGCTTTCCGTCGACGGCAAGACCTACCCCGTCCCGCAGCCCTTCATCGTCATGGCAACGCAGAACCCCTACGGCTCTTCTGGCACGCAGGAGCTCCCTGATTCCCAGACAGACCGCTTCATGATCCGCATCACGGTCGGCTATCTGTCTGCGAAGGATGAAATCGCCATCCTGAAGCATGAGAACATGGTCGCCGCTTCTGAAGTGGAAGCCATCGTTTCTGCAAAAGAGCTGATGGAAATGAGAAAAGAAGCAGCCGCTATCCACGTCGAAGACTCGATTTACGGCTACATGGTCAATATCGCAAACGCCTCCCGCACACATGCCGACGTCAGCCTTGGCATTTCGCCCCGCGGCACGATGGCGCTTTCTTCCATGTCCAAGGCGCACGCGCTGATGGAAGGAAGAGACTACGTCATTCCTGACGACGTCCTCTCGGTCGCTCCCTACACGCTGACGCACCGCCTGACGCTGACGGGCGACGCCCGCTTTGCCGGAAAGACGCCTGGCTCGGTCCTGGCTTCCATCCTTTCCTCCGTGCCGCGCCCCTCTCTGAAGGAGGACTAA
- a CDS encoding YitT family protein: protein MTDALRRIDKVRQIRRAIGLTIGAAIYSAGLNLFLIPNHVIDGGVTGISLLIQALTGIPFSVLIVLLNVPFFYMGYKSLGPRLAASSMFAIIVLSLCSSRLEKMMPATNDPFLSTIFGGIIIGLGVGIVIKNGGSTDGTEIVAIWMGSRSSFSVGEIVMFFNFFILGAAGFVFSWNSAMYSLIAYFICSRMIDAVSTGLDSSKGIFIITTCYDDVSDAIVHDMHRAVTRLHGQGGFLKDDKDVLYCVISRLEVTKLKQVVRDIDPSAFITVFDVQEVEGGLVGKKVQK from the coding sequence ATGACAGACGCACTTAGAAGAATAGATAAAGTACGCCAGATCCGGCGTGCCATAGGTCTTACAATCGGCGCTGCGATTTATTCTGCAGGGCTGAACCTGTTCCTGATCCCGAACCACGTCATCGACGGCGGCGTGACAGGTATTTCTCTTCTGATCCAGGCGCTGACGGGGATCCCTTTCAGCGTGCTCATTGTCCTTTTGAATGTTCCCTTCTTCTACATGGGCTATAAGAGCTTAGGGCCGAGACTGGCGGCATCATCCATGTTTGCCATCATCGTCCTTTCCCTCTGCTCGTCCAGGCTTGAGAAAATGATGCCGGCGACAAACGATCCCTTCCTGTCGACAATTTTTGGCGGGATTATCATAGGACTCGGCGTAGGCATCGTCATCAAGAACGGGGGGTCGACGGATGGCACGGAAATCGTGGCGATCTGGATGGGCAGCCGGTCGTCGTTTTCTGTCGGCGAAATCGTCATGTTTTTCAACTTCTTCATCCTGGGCGCCGCGGGCTTCGTCTTCAGCTGGAACAGCGCCATGTATTCCCTCATCGCGTACTTCATCTGCTCGCGCATGATTGATGCCGTCTCGACAGGGCTTGATTCCTCCAAGGGCATCTTCATCATCACGACATGCTATGACGACGTCAGCGATGCCATCGTCCATGACATGCACCGCGCCGTGACACGCCTCCACGGGCAGGGCGGATTCCTGAAAGATGACAAGGATGTCCTCTACTGCGTCATTTCCAGACTGGAAGTCACGAAACTCAAGCAGGTCGTCCGCGACATCGATCCCTCCGCTTTCATCACCGTATTCGACGTGCAGGAAGTCGAAGGCGGGCTTGTCGGCAAGAAAGTACAAAAATGA
- a CDS encoding ArnT family glycosyltransferase: MSKFIRSHPYAVLLILSLVLYLAGNNLLSVTDTAEANYAETAREMVLSGDWISPQIYGRFWYDKPIFYYWELAASFAVFGFNEAAARLPAAIMGTASLLFTYWFSRKVYGEKIGWLSALIFGVSVETWILSKSVITDTTLYLFMSAAVAFFYLGYAENRKYYYLCYVAAAFATLTKGPIGILLPGLGCVLFLLYKKDIREMLHVHLISGLILFALIGAPWYGIMWHIHGNDFILNFLGVHNFLRATVSEHPSHNTWYFYIIVYLVGFLPWSIFIPYSLYKRWKERKLDFRSAKDATQLLAFYALGVFVFFELIATKYTTYTFPALFSMAILTAILYQNISLRIEKAALGTFVVLIALTFLAAPSIMLKHSGKEVGLALKHMNTGEAPIAFVGDYRTSSVFYSGKDIYRAVPRDEIDDLEPGGLSWHAKNVMPFMSYETLLVSPDSVMIVQKKEDDPFVKEYTDRENAYSIQVPGAYTIWVSDEHKTIQPVNYK; this comes from the coding sequence ATGTCCAAATTCATTCGCAGTCATCCCTATGCGGTGCTGCTCATCCTGTCGCTTGTCCTGTATCTGGCAGGAAACAACCTTCTGTCCGTCACGGATACGGCAGAAGCCAATTATGCGGAAACAGCCCGCGAGATGGTCCTGTCCGGCGACTGGATTTCCCCTCAGATTTACGGCCGTTTCTGGTATGACAAGCCAATTTTCTACTACTGGGAACTGGCAGCGTCCTTTGCCGTCTTCGGATTCAACGAAGCAGCTGCGCGCCTCCCGGCTGCCATCATGGGCACGGCGTCCCTTCTCTTTACTTACTGGTTCTCCAGAAAAGTATACGGAGAAAAGATCGGCTGGCTCTCCGCCCTGATCTTCGGTGTTTCCGTAGAAACATGGATCCTTTCCAAATCCGTCATCACGGATACCACGCTCTACCTCTTCATGAGCGCTGCTGTCGCCTTCTTCTATCTGGGATATGCAGAAAACAGGAAGTACTACTACCTCTGCTATGTGGCAGCCGCTTTTGCGACACTGACAAAGGGACCGATTGGAATCCTTCTCCCGGGTCTTGGATGCGTCCTCTTCCTTCTCTATAAGAAGGACATCCGTGAAATGCTCCATGTCCACCTGATTTCCGGCCTCATCCTCTTTGCTCTCATCGGAGCTCCCTGGTACGGCATCATGTGGCATATCCACGGGAATGATTTCATCCTGAATTTCCTCGGTGTCCACAATTTCCTCCGCGCTACGGTTTCCGAGCACCCGTCCCATAATACATGGTACTTCTACATCATCGTCTACCTCGTAGGCTTCCTTCCCTGGAGCATCTTCATTCCTTATTCCCTCTACAAAAGATGGAAGGAAAGAAAACTGGACTTCAGGAGCGCCAAAGACGCTACCCAGCTCCTTGCCTTTTATGCGCTCGGCGTCTTCGTCTTCTTTGAACTGATTGCCACCAAGTACACGACATATACCTTCCCCGCCCTCTTCTCCATGGCGATTCTGACAGCCATCCTTTACCAGAATATTTCCCTTCGCATCGAGAAAGCAGCGCTTGGCACATTCGTCGTACTCATCGCCCTCACCTTCCTGGCAGCGCCTTCCATCATGCTGAAGCACTCCGGCAAGGAAGTCGGACTCGCTTTAAAACACATGAATACAGGCGAAGCCCCCATTGCCTTCGTCGGTGACTACCGTACGTCTTCCGTCTTCTACAGCGGAAAGGATATTTACAGAGCAGTCCCGAGAGATGAGATCGACGACCTCGAACCGGGCGGCCTTTCCTGGCATGCCAAGAACGTCATGCCGTTCATGTCCTACGAAACACTCCTGGTCAGCCCTGACAGCGTCATGATCGTACAGAAGAAAGAGGACGATCCGTTCGTTAAGGAATACACAGACCGCGAGAATGCCTACAGCATCCAGGTCCCTGGCGCCTATACCATCTGGGTCTCTGATGAGCATAAAACCATCCAGCCTGTCAATTACAAATAG
- a CDS encoding transglutaminase domain-containing protein: protein MTRKYVTISFISALGAFGLIHLVFSLIGSYGYLMGISGAFIVFALSVLTMAAGFRRRTAVLLIFFMTFPTALLLSYGTLYQSALSASIPFIQNLNEAYNLDMEVPKLLIRFSPLPARTFLLMAISWIFFYGSTARLGRVIATLLSLAAILFSFYFGFEPPTLSIILLGAYALTTPAMLGNKGQGDPEVGAFIAAVILGAALSLVIPPSRYEQPRLLARAQDTILSMTDPYDPIFYAGNAYTGMMKGAGTGKLGDTQGVRYTGRIIADIESAGATKRMYLRSWHGSVYKDNQWKELPAGDYDDVLTLFKGNQGEWYDQGAWLMEVVSRSPALSQSLENYLPERVKVPLLKKDFAVDAVYDKSRYFLLPYDASFGAPLFDYDRAPVSREGKAYSTYVWDYPEGAVLSFYDNERTGDAYFRTYENGEALYRNFVYAHYLTVPDEVKPALKQVEGLTKVTTMAEKRARVEQIQRFFAKNYKYTTHPGKTPEGKDFISYFLTESREGYCTYFASAAVMMLRESGIPARYVSGLSVDKNEINGASLSPQGLHKLGVNDRHAHAWAEVYVDGIGWRPCEVTPGIEGAENPFPNQEDKKRNNTGAPDAPSDPKDSKGTMPDNNGQKDQQQQQQSQSQPQPKEQPAPKQAQQVSPRSSLLPVIIPVIIFFFLLSLYPIMKMRRVPKILDRAVKDKKGFNDLLDYISRLSLWAGIPENASYEEMKKLSLDPRFENFDRMLDILIHARFSGRPLSEEERMEVTDIVRAARIRCLEKLSFFERIKLRVKGIL, encoded by the coding sequence ATGACAAGGAAGTACGTTACCATCTCCTTCATCTCCGCGCTCGGCGCCTTCGGCCTGATCCATCTGGTCTTTTCCCTCATCGGATCCTACGGCTACCTCATGGGAATCAGCGGCGCCTTCATCGTCTTTGCGCTTTCCGTCCTGACGATGGCGGCCGGCTTTCGAAGAAGGACCGCTGTCCTCCTCATTTTCTTCATGACATTCCCGACAGCGCTCCTCCTCTCCTACGGGACGCTGTACCAGAGTGCCCTTTCGGCTTCGATTCCCTTCATCCAGAATCTGAACGAAGCCTACAACCTTGATATGGAAGTACCAAAGCTCCTCATCCGGTTCAGTCCGCTGCCGGCTAGGACCTTCCTCCTCATGGCGATTTCCTGGATCTTCTTTTACGGTTCGACCGCAAGGCTCGGACGCGTCATCGCGACGCTCCTATCCCTGGCCGCCATTCTTTTCTCCTTCTACTTCGGCTTCGAACCGCCGACGCTTTCCATCATCCTTTTGGGCGCTTATGCACTGACGACGCCTGCGATGCTTGGAAACAAGGGCCAGGGCGATCCGGAAGTCGGCGCATTCATTGCCGCTGTCATCCTGGGCGCTGCCCTCTCCCTCGTCATCCCGCCTTCCCGCTATGAGCAGCCCCGTCTCCTCGCCCGCGCGCAGGACACGATCCTCTCCATGACGGATCCCTATGATCCGATCTTCTACGCAGGCAATGCCTACACGGGCATGATGAAGGGAGCCGGCACCGGGAAACTGGGCGATACACAGGGCGTGCGCTACACGGGCCGCATCATTGCCGATATCGAATCGGCCGGCGCGACGAAGCGCATGTACCTCAGGAGCTGGCATGGAAGCGTCTATAAGGACAACCAGTGGAAGGAACTTCCGGCCGGTGATTATGACGACGTCCTTACCCTTTTCAAGGGAAATCAGGGAGAATGGTACGACCAGGGCGCATGGCTCATGGAAGTCGTTTCCAGAAGCCCTGCCCTTTCGCAAAGCCTTGAAAACTACCTGCCTGAAAGAGTGAAGGTGCCGCTCCTCAAGAAGGACTTCGCCGTCGATGCCGTCTACGACAAGAGCCGCTACTTCCTGCTCCCGTATGATGCCAGCTTCGGCGCTCCTCTCTTTGATTACGACCGCGCGCCAGTCAGCCGCGAAGGAAAAGCATACAGCACCTATGTCTGGGACTATCCGGAAGGCGCCGTCCTTTCCTTCTATGACAATGAACGGACAGGCGATGCCTACTTCAGGACATATGAAAACGGCGAAGCGCTTTACCGCAATTTCGTCTATGCCCACTACCTGACTGTGCCGGATGAAGTAAAACCCGCCCTGAAACAGGTGGAAGGACTGACGAAGGTCACAACGATGGCTGAGAAACGCGCCCGCGTCGAACAGATCCAGCGCTTCTTTGCCAAGAACTACAAGTACACGACGCACCCGGGAAAGACACCGGAAGGCAAGGATTTCATTTCCTACTTCCTGACGGAGAGCCGCGAAGGCTACTGTACTTACTTTGCTTCCGCCGCTGTCATGATGCTCCGCGAGTCAGGCATTCCTGCCCGCTACGTGTCCGGCCTTTCCGTCGATAAGAATGAAATCAACGGTGCTTCGCTTTCGCCGCAGGGCCTTCACAAGCTTGGCGTCAATGACCGCCATGCCCACGCATGGGCAGAAGTCTACGTCGATGGCATCGGCTGGCGCCCCTGCGAAGTGACACCTGGCATCGAAGGCGCAGAAAACCCGTTCCCGAATCAGGAAGACAAGAAGAGGAACAACACAGGTGCCCCTGATGCACCGTCGGATCCGAAGGATTCCAAAGGAACGATGCCTGATAATAACGGACAGAAGGACCAGCAGCAACAGCAGCAGAGCCAGTCTCAGCCCCAGCCCAAAGAGCAGCCGGCTCCCAAACAGGCCCAGCAGGTTTCTCCTCGTTCTTCCCTCCTTCCCGTCATCATCCCGGTCATCATTTTCTTCTTTCTCCTTTCCCTCTATCCGATCATGAAGATGAGAAGGGTACCGAAGATCCTTGACCGCGCCGTGAAGGACAAGAAAGGCTTCAACGACCTTCTCGACTACATTTCCCGCCTCTCCCTCTGGGCAGGTATCCCGGAAAACGCATCGTATGAAGAAATGAAGAAACTTTCCCTCGACCCGAGATTTGAAAACTTCGACAGGATGCTGGACATCCTCATCCATGCCCGCTTCTCCGGAAGACCTCTTTCCGAAGAAGAACGGATGGAAGTCACGGACATCGTCCGCGCCGCCAGAATCCGTTGCCTTGAAAAGCTTTCTTTCTTCGAGAGAATCAAACTTCGCGTGAAAGGGATACTGTAA
- a CDS encoding sensor histidine kinase, whose product MTIRMRMILSHILVCVLPIIMTLFVLASSLAGLILYAKAGNHVMPESDYQFDTITRALSMDIFHTMRHGGDPQDFQWLVDIVDPVQTYVILTRDGEVIYGYGNEALRGDIIRMRLGIRDNIGIDKSNSIFSLTENGNYDYMERQLIRGHEYDLYVAARQPVGRNDNAIEKAFQEANKFVGICLVIFILGTSWFLSRFLIRRIVNPLKELKRGSEEIQEGNLDIHLHYDRFDEFTPVMVAFNLMSEKLKESLEEREKDEEKRKELIASISHDIRTPLTSIRAYVEGLLDNVADTPERRKKYLLVIQKKADVLERMIEQLMLLTKMDVGEKVLPQESINLSHLTKEIIDENKISWEKSGAEFETFLEDNVPIKGSHLLLERIMENLVTNSLKYKTEEKVKIFVTVRKEKGRAIFNLADDGPGVPEEALGRLLEAFYRTDKARSRTENGSGLGLAIVNRAASLMHGEIKVENRKPHGLSFTISYPLEGDHDKENTDR is encoded by the coding sequence ATGACAATACGAATGAGGATGATTCTTTCCCACATACTGGTATGCGTGCTTCCTATCATCATGACGCTTTTCGTGCTTGCTTCATCCCTCGCGGGATTGATCCTGTATGCGAAGGCAGGCAACCATGTCATGCCGGAAAGCGATTATCAGTTTGATACGATCACAAGGGCGCTCAGCATGGATATTTTCCATACGATGCGCCATGGAGGGGATCCGCAGGATTTCCAGTGGCTCGTGGATATTGTGGACCCGGTGCAGACGTACGTGATCCTGACCCGTGACGGGGAAGTGATTTACGGATACGGCAATGAAGCGCTCAGGGGCGACATCATCCGCATGCGTCTGGGAATCAGGGATAATATTGGAATCGATAAGTCCAACAGCATTTTCAGCCTGACGGAAAACGGCAATTATGACTATATGGAGCGGCAGCTGATCCGAGGTCATGAGTATGACCTCTATGTCGCTGCGCGCCAGCCTGTCGGCAGGAATGACAATGCCATTGAAAAGGCTTTCCAGGAAGCGAATAAATTCGTCGGCATCTGCCTTGTGATTTTCATCCTCGGCACGAGCTGGTTCCTGTCCCGCTTCCTTATCAGAAGGATTGTCAATCCGCTGAAGGAATTAAAGAGAGGGTCTGAGGAAATCCAGGAAGGAAATCTGGATATTCATCTCCATTACGACAGGTTCGATGAATTCACGCCCGTCATGGTGGCGTTCAACCTGATGAGCGAGAAGCTGAAGGAGTCCCTTGAAGAAAGGGAGAAGGACGAGGAGAAGAGAAAAGAACTCATCGCAAGTATTTCCCATGATATAAGGACGCCTCTGACATCGATCCGCGCCTACGTCGAAGGGCTTCTGGACAATGTGGCCGATACGCCTGAAAGAAGGAAGAAGTACCTCCTTGTCATCCAGAAGAAGGCAGACGTCCTGGAGCGCATGATCGAGCAGCTGATGCTTCTGACGAAGATGGACGTCGGAGAGAAAGTCCTTCCGCAGGAATCCATCAATCTGTCGCATCTCACGAAGGAAATCATCGATGAGAACAAGATCAGTTGGGAGAAGAGCGGGGCTGAATTTGAAACGTTCCTGGAAGACAATGTTCCGATCAAGGGAAGCCATCTACTCCTGGAACGCATTATGGAAAACCTTGTGACGAACAGTCTGAAGTACAAGACAGAAGAGAAGGTCAAAATATTTGTGACCGTCAGGAAGGAAAAAGGCAGAGCCATATTCAATCTGGCGGATGACGGGCCGGGAGTTCCGGAAGAGGCGCTTGGGCGTCTTCTGGAAGCCTTCTACCGGACCGATAAGGCAAGGAGCAGGACGGAAAATGGCAGCGGGCTTGGCCTGGCCATCGTAAACCGTGCTGCGAGCCTCATGCATGGCGAGATAAAAGTAGAAAACAGAAAGCCGCACGGGCTTTCATTCACGATTTCATATCCATTGGAGGGGGACCATGACAAAGAGAATACTGATCGTTGA
- a CDS encoding AEC family transporter translates to MAFLQIITDNILPLLVFVAIGYLMDRKFNMNVASLTKLTFYVVLPCFIFYSIYVAKFNMAMFNVFLLACAQMAVIAIFAWFVGTLRGFSPSKIEAFKNGTMFSNSGNIGIALIALVFTNAPYVIDGKTPYLAEALAAATLMLVEMNMTLNTIGLYQAGKGRLTPRDALSVVFHMPVVYTLALVFFIKYIGFDMRAAFLWPVLQNCASALVAIVMIALGMQIHRSKVSFGDIDAWLGSGIRLIFAPISAYILIHVWGFFGIEFSQAVNQTILIMSSVPAAVNSVLYAVEFQNCEDFATELVMMSTFLSCITMTGTIFVARLLFPI, encoded by the coding sequence ATGGCATTCTTACAGATCATTACAGACAACATCCTTCCGCTTCTCGTATTCGTGGCAATCGGATACCTCATGGACAGGAAATTCAATATGAACGTCGCATCGCTCACCAAGCTGACCTTCTACGTCGTCCTTCCATGCTTCATTTTCTACAGCATTTATGTCGCCAAATTCAATATGGCGATGTTCAACGTATTCCTTCTGGCATGCGCCCAGATGGCGGTCATTGCCATTTTTGCCTGGTTCGTCGGAACGCTGCGCGGCTTCTCACCGTCAAAAATAGAAGCTTTCAAGAACGGCACTATGTTTTCCAACAGCGGAAATATCGGCATTGCGCTGATTGCTCTTGTCTTCACGAATGCGCCCTACGTCATTGACGGCAAGACGCCCTACCTTGCGGAAGCACTGGCAGCAGCCACACTGATGCTCGTCGAAATGAACATGACGCTCAACACGATCGGCCTGTATCAGGCAGGCAAAGGGAGACTGACACCGAGAGACGCCCTTTCCGTCGTCTTCCACATGCCGGTCGTCTATACGCTGGCTCTTGTCTTCTTCATCAAGTACATCGGCTTTGATATGCGCGCGGCCTTCCTCTGGCCAGTACTTCAGAACTGCGCCTCGGCTCTTGTCGCCATCGTCATGATTGCCCTTGGCATGCAGATCCACAGGAGCAAGGTCTCCTTCGGGGATATCGACGCATGGCTCGGAAGCGGCATCCGCCTGATCTTTGCTCCGATTTCCGCGTACATCCTGATTCACGTATGGGGCTTCTTCGGCATCGAATTTTCGCAGGCCGTCAATCAGACGATTCTGATCATGTCGTCCGTTCCAGCCGCCGTCAATTCCGTCCTGTACGCTGTCGAATTCCAGAACTGCGAAGACTTTGCGACCGAGCTCGTCATGATGAGTACGTTCCTCTCCTGCATTACCATGACAGGAACCATCTTCGTAGCAAGACTTCTCTTCCCGATCTGA
- a CDS encoding AEC family transporter, whose protein sequence is MILLQILWDDILPLFAFIGAGVFLDSKFKIDISTYSRLTIWVVLPCFIFYTMYRYHFESDDLLMIPAVLILLAVMYFLSMGMAHMFHLGGAEKGAFEAVSSFSNAGHIGAALAVMIFTHPPFATEAGSAPHLAEAMGTMVIIMIVMNIVVNTFGAALIRSRGSTVKEVLSFMVKMPALYAAILAILVRSAGIHLEHTFLWPVLTHFNGAFIVLVTVTIGLQLHRSKLRKPDRFILATSFNKLILCPAIAWGVLTLFGGAFSPIASQVFFICAAVPSSMALIIYGVEYGEDAGLVTQSVLFSTVAGALTLTCMIYLARVLFPLAG, encoded by the coding sequence ATGATACTACTTCAGATTCTGTGGGATGATATCCTGCCGCTCTTTGCCTTCATCGGGGCTGGGGTGTTTCTGGACAGCAAGTTCAAGATCGACATATCGACGTACAGCCGCCTGACGATCTGGGTCGTGCTGCCCTGTTTCATTTTTTACACGATGTACCGGTACCACTTCGAATCGGATGATCTTCTGATGATTCCTGCGGTGCTCATCCTTCTGGCGGTCATGTATTTCCTCTCGATGGGAATGGCGCATATGTTTCATCTGGGAGGGGCGGAAAAGGGCGCTTTTGAAGCCGTTTCCTCCTTCTCGAATGCCGGCCATATCGGAGCAGCTCTGGCTGTCATGATCTTCACGCATCCGCCCTTTGCTACGGAAGCTGGCAGCGCGCCGCATCTTGCTGAAGCCATGGGGACGATGGTTATCATCATGATTGTCATGAATATTGTCGTCAATACATTCGGCGCAGCGCTCATCAGAAGCCGCGGGTCGACGGTCAAGGAAGTCCTCTCCTTCATGGTGAAGATGCCGGCCCTCTATGCGGCCATCCTTGCCATCCTTGTCAGGAGCGCAGGCATCCATCTCGAGCATACCTTCCTCTGGCCGGTCCTCACGCATTTCAATGGCGCTTTTATCGTCCTTGTCACCGTCACGATCGGTCTTCAGCTTCACAGGAGCAAGCTCAGGAAGCCGGACCGTTTCATCCTTGCCACGTCTTTCAATAAGCTCATCCTCTGTCCGGCCATTGCATGGGGCGTCCTGACTCTCTTTGGCGGCGCCTTCAGCCCGATTGCTTCGCAGGTATTCTTCATCTGCGCAGCCGTCCCGTCTTCTATGGCGCTCATCATTTACGGCGTCGAATACGGTGAGGATGCAGGCCTTGTGACGCAGTCCGTTCTCTTCAGCACGGTTGCCGGCGCTCTGACGCTGACGTGCATGATTTACCTCGCGCGGGTTCTTTTCCCGCTGGCAGGCTGA